In the genome of Mycobacterium sp. 3519A, the window GGGCCACCCGGGTCAGGGGCTTGCTGGTGCTGGCGGCCGTGGCGTGCCTGCCGCCGACGCTGCTGCTGCTTGCGACCGGCCACTTCTACACCCCGTGGAGTTGGCTCCCGCGCATCGTCATGCAGTTCACCGCGGGGGCGCTGGCATGCGCCGCGGTCCGCAAGATGCGGCCGTCCGACCAGACTCGCATACGCGCCGGATACCTGTCGTTGGCGATCGGCCTCGGCATCATCGGCATCCTGTACTTCCTCGACGCACACCCGGTGCCCAAGGTGTCGGATTCCAGCGGGCTGGTCGACGTGCTGTTCGTTCCGTTGGTGGTGACGCTGGCCATCGGAGTCGGCGGCCTGCCGCGGCTGTTGGGCACCAGGGTGATGGCGTACGGCGGCTACATCTCGTTCAGCCTGTACATGGTCCACGAGATCGTGCACACCGCGTGGAACTGGTTCACCGCTCAGTTCGAGATCGTCCTCACCCCGAGTTGGTCGGCGAAGTTGATCATGGTCGGCGTGTTCGCGGTCGCCATTGTGTGCGCGGTGCTGCTGTACGAATTCGTCGAAGAACCGGCGCGCATCTGGATGCGCAGGATGGTCAAGGAGCGACGACTTCCGGTGGCCGACCCGCATTCCGAGGAACCCGACCCGACGCAGAACAAGCTGCAAACCATCCACGGCTCCCGACAGGTGCCCGCGAAGACCGTCTCCGCGCGCGCCGGCTGATTTGGCGAATTCGATTGCGCGCGACCACAATGCAGCGTTTTCATAACGTGTTGCCTACAATTGCGACCCGCTCGGCGATTCCCAGGATCGAATCGTAGGCTGTTCCGGTGAGTCGTCTGTTCACGTTCGTCGTTGCGATCGCCCTGCTGGTCGGCATGTCGATTTCGGCGCCAACGCCGGTGAGGCACAACGAGATAGTGACGCTGGACGCCCCGCTCAATCGCATCGCGGTGATCGGGGACTCGTACACCACCGGCACCGATCTCGGCGGGATGGGCGCCAAGGGATGGACGACCCGCGCCTGGCAGTTGCTGGCGCGCGACGGTGTCCGGGTGGCACCCGACGTGGCCGCCGAGGGCGGCGCCGGCTACGGCACCCGCGGAAACCACGGCAGCGTGTTCGAGGACCTGACGGCTGATGCGGTCAAACCCGACGACGCGTTGGTGGTGTTCTACGGTTCGCGAAACGACATCAACGTCGACCCGACACAGCTGTCGATCCTCGCCTGGGGCACCTACCAATTGGCCCGTCGCACAGCACCATCGGCGAAGTTCCTGGTGATCGGTCCGCCGTGGCCGACCGCCGATCCGCCCGGATGGATGCTCGCCATCCGCGATGCGCTGAAGTACCAAGCCGGGGTGGCGGGCGCGACGTTCATCGATCCGATCGCGCTGGGGTGGTTCGTCGGGCGACCGGACTTGATCGGCAAGGACGGCGTGCATCCCACCGACGCCGGGCACGCCTACATGGCCGAGAAGATCGCGCCGCTGATCGGCGCGCAACTGACGCGGCAGATCTGACGACAACGCCCCGCAAGCCGATTGACTTGCGGGGCGTCGCCGTTGGTTCGATCAGGCCAGATCGAACCTGTCGTTGTTCATCACCTTGACCCAGGCAGCGACGAAGTCCTCGACGAACTTGCCCTTGCTGTCGTCCTGGGCGTAGACCTCGGCCAGTGCGCGCAGCACCGAGTTCGAGCCGAACACCAGATCGTTGGCGGTGGCCGTCCACTTGATCGCCCCCGAGGAACGGTCCCGTCCCTCGTAGACGTTCTCGGCGGTCTCCGACGGCTTCCACTCGGTGCTCATGTCGAGCAGGTTGAGGAAGAAGTCGTTGGACAGCACGCCCGGCTTGTCGGTGAACACGCCGTGCTTGCTGCCGCCGTGGTTGACGTTCAGCACACGCAGACCGCCGATCAGCGCCGTCAACTCGGGCGCCGTCAGGTTCAGCAGGTAGGCGCGCTCGACCAGAAGCTGCTCCAGCGGAGCCTTCTCGCCGGGCCGCGCGAAGTTGCGGAACCCGTCGGCACGCGGTTCGAGCACCGCGAACGACTCGGCGTCCGTCTGCTCCTGCGACGCATCGGTGCGGCCAGGCGCGAAGTGGACGTCGATCTCGAAGCCGGCGTCGCGGGCCGCCTTCTCGACCGCCGCGGAGCCACCGAGCACGATGATGTCGGCCAGCGACACCTTCTTGCCTCCGGCGGCCGAGCTGTTGAAGTCCTGCTGGATCTTCTCGAGCACCGGCAGCACCTGAGCCAACTCGGACGGCTCGTTGGCCTCCCAGTTCTTCTGCGGCTCAAGGCGAATCCGCGCGCCGTTCGCGCCACCGCGCTTGTCGGTGCCGCGGAAGCTCGACGCCGACGACCACGCGGTCTTCACCAACTGCTGCACCGTGAGGCCAGAGTCGAGCAGCTTGGCCTTCAGCGCCGCGATGTCGGCCTCGTCGATCAGCTCGCCCTCGACTGCGGGCACCGGGTCCTGCCACAGCTGCGGCTCTGCCACCCACGGGCCGAGGTAGCGCGAGATCGGGCCCATGTCGCGGTGCATCAGCTTGTACCACGCCTTGGCGAACGCCTCGTTGAGCTCCTCGGGATGGTCCAGCCACCGCCGGGTGATCTCGCCGTAGATGGGGTCGACCCGCATCGAGATGTCGGTGACCAACATCGTGGGCTTACGCGGCGGCCCGCCGAACGGATCGGGGATGGTCGCCTCGGCGTCCTTGGCCTCGAACTGCCACGCGCCCGCCGGGCTCTTGGTCAGCTCCCACTCGTTGCCGTAGAGGATTTCCAGGTAGGCGTTGCTCCACTTGGTCGGCGTGTTGGTCCACACCACCTCCAGGCCGCTGGTGATCGTGTCGGGACCCTTGCCTGAGCCGAACGGGCACTTCCAGCCGAGACCCTGCTGCTCGATCGGCGCGCCCTCGGGCTCGGGTCCCATACCGTCGTCGGGGCCCGCACCGTGGGTCTTGCCGAGGGTGTGGCCGCCGACGATCAACGCAGCGGTCTCCTCGTCGTTCATCGCCATCCGGCCGAAGGTCTCGCGGATGTCGTGAGCGGCCGCCAACGGGTCCGGTTTGCCTTCTGGGCCTTCGGGATTGACGTAGATCAGGCCCATGGTGGTGGCACCGAACGGCTCGGCGAGCTTGCGGTCGGTGTCGTTGGTGCCGCCGTAGCGGGCATCGGTGCCGAGCCAGGTGTCCTCCTGGCCCCACAGCATCTCCTCGGGCTCCCAGATGTCCTCGCGACCGAACGCGAAGCCGAACGTCTTGAAGCCTGCCGACTCCAGCGCGGCGTTCCCGGCGTAGGCGATCAGGTCGGCCCACGAGATCTTGTTGCCGTACTTCTGCTTGATCGGCCACAGCAGCCGGCGCGCCTTGTCCAGGTTGGCGTTGTCGGGCCAGCTGTTGAGCGGGGCGAAGCGCTGCGCGCCCTGCCCGGCACCGCCGCGACCGTCGAAGATGCGGTAGGTGCCCGCGGCGTGCCAGCTCATCCGGATGAACAGGCCTGCGTAGCTGCCATAGTCAGCGGGCCACCAGTCCTGCGAGGTGTTGATCAGGTCGATGACGTCGCGCTTGAACGCTTCGACGTCGAGCTTGGCGAACTCCTCGGCGTAGGTGAAGTCTTCACCGAGCGGGTTGCCCTTTTCGTTCTGCTTGTGCAGCACCGAAACGTCGACCTGCTCCGGCCACCAATCCCTGTTGGTCAACGGAGCGTGCGCCTTCGGCTTCGGTGAATCGATAACCGGGTTCTCGCTCTCGCTGTGACTTGCCGTCTTGGCGTCGTCATGCGGTGGGCGAGCGTCAGATGTATCAGATGACACAACATTCCTTCCGAGGGTGGGTGTTACGGGCTGTGATCACGGGTGTGATCGCGTCGCTTGTGATGCCGAGCAATCGGGGCACAAACCCCAGTAGATGACCTCGGCCTCGTCGAGCACGAAGCCGTCGAGCGCGCCGTCGTGGTCCGACGGAGTCAAGCACGGTGCGTCGCCGACCGCGCAGTCGACGTCTGCGATGACGCCGCAGGACCGGCAGACCACATGGTGGTGGTTGTCGCCGACGCGCGACTCGTAGCGGGCGACCGAACCTGAGGGCTGAATCCGTCGGACCAAACCTGCGGTGGTCAGGGCGGCAAGTACGTCGTACACGGCCTGCCGCGACACATCGGGCAGGTCAGACCGCACGGCACCGAAGATGGACTCGGTGTCGGCGTGCGGAAGCGCGTGCACCGCCTGCAGCACCGCCAACCGGGGCCGCGTCACGCGCAGATCAGCGGCGCGAAGCCGATCGGCGTAATCGGGTGCGGACGTCACGGCACCTAATATCGTCCCTTTTCTGGAATGGGTCAAGTATTTCCGGGGCCCATTTTGGGCCGAGAAAGAATCGCGTCGATTTCATGGCTCCCGCACACGTTGCCATTGCGGCATGGTGCTCACCACACCACTTATCCGCGAATCCTCCGAGCGCGCAACACAACAGCGCGCGCGGGCCGTGGATGTCGCCTCCGGAAGGCAAGCAATGGCCCTACTCGCACCCCCGGTGCCCGCGCGCACCGCGTCACGTCCGCGTGATGTGTTCCTGCCGGGCGATGCCCGTCAACAGTCCCGCCTCGGCACGCTGCGCCGCAGGCTGCGCTGGCCGCTGGGGATCTACACCACGCCCGTGCTGATCTTGGTCGTCTGGGAGTTCCTGGCCAGGGCGGGTTTCCTCAAGCCGTCGTATGCGCCTGCGCCGTCGGACATCCTGAGCACGACGGTCGAGTTGTGGCGGGACGGAGTGCTCGGCCCCGATCTGTCGATCTCCTTGCAGCGGGCGGGGATAGGGCTGGCCATCGGGTTGGCCGTCGGCATCGTGACCGGAGTGCTCGGCGGTTTTCTGCGCACCGGCGAGTATGTCTTCAACGGGGTCACGCAGATCTTGAACACCATTCCGCTGCTCGCCGTGCTTCCGCTGTTCGTCGTGTGGTTCGGCATCGACGAACTGACCAAGGTCTTGTTGATCGCGTTCGGCGCCGGTGTGCCGATGTACCTCAACCTGTTCGCGGCGATCCGCGGCGTCGATCAGCGGCTGATCGAGATGGCCCGCACCACGGGTGCGGGCTCCTGGCGGATCGTCACCCGGGTGCTCGTCCCCGGGGCGCTACCGGGTTTCCTTGTTGGTCTTCGCTTTTCGCTGGCCTACAGCATCCTGGGACTGGTGGCCGCGGAGACGGTCAACGCCGACGAAGGCCTCGGCTTCATGATCACCCAGGCCCAGACCTACCTGCAGACCAACAAAGTCTTCGTCGGCCTGGTGATCTACTCGGTCCTCGGTCTGCTGGCCGACCAGTTCGTCCGGATTCTGGAGCGGGTGCTGCTGCGGTGGCGGCCCAGTTACGAGGCGCTGTGACCGCCGCATCGCGCACTCAGGCAGGGGTTTTCGCCGAACAGGTGGTGCGCAGATTCGGGGATCGCGTCGTACTGGATCACCTCAACCTGGTGATCGACGACGACGAGCTCGTGGTCCTGCTCGGCCCGTCAGGCTGCGGCAAGAGCACCCTGCTGCGTCTGCTCGCGGGGCTGGACAAGCCGGACGGCGGTCGGATCGAGGTGCCCGCCAAGCGCGCGATCGTGTTCCAGGGCGACCGACTGCTGCCGTGGCAGCGTGTGTTGCGCAACGTCACCCTGGGTCTGCGCGGCGCCGACGCCGACGACCGCGCCCGCAAGGCGCTGGCTGAGGTTAACCTCGCGGGCCGCGAAAAGGCGTGGCCCAAGCAACTTTCCGGCGGTGAGGCGCAACGGGTGGCGCTGGCCAGAGCGCTGGTCTCGGAGCCCGAGTTGGTGCTGCTCGACGAGCCGTTCGCCGCGCTGGACGCGATCACCCGGTTGCGCATGCACGACCTGGTGCGTGCGCTGCGCGGTAAGCACCACGCGTCCATGCTGCTGGTCACCCACGACGTCGACGAAGCGATCGCGTTGGCCGACCGGATCGTCGTGATGAACAACGGCAGGATCGGCGACGCGCACGCGGTCCGACTGTCCGCCGCCGAACGGGAGGCCAGTATCGCCCGCGAGGAACTGCGCGCCGCACTTCTCGCCGATCTCGGACTTGCCAGCCAGCACTAACCCATTGTCAGGAGAAACCATGTCTCACAAGCAATTCCGCGTCGGTTTCGTGGCGGTGCTACTCACCGTCGCAAGCGTGCTCGCGGCATGCTCGTCGCCGAAGGGGCCGGACGCCCCGCTGAGCAGTTCAGGCGGCTCACCCGCGGCCAGCCACCCCGAGTGGAGCCAGTACACGTTCACCATCGGCGACAACGGCGGCGACGGCAGCGAGGAGTTGGCGAAGGTGACGGGCGCATTCGACGATGCGCCGTACAAGGTCAAGTTCGCGCGCTTCGACTACGGACCCCCGTTGGTGCAGGCCGCCGCCACCGGCGACATCGACCTCGGCTACGTGGGCACCGTGCCGCCGATCACCGGCGCCGCCAAGCAGTTCGGCTTCAAGATCGTCGCCACCCAGCACGGCTCCGATGCCACGAAGGCCGCCGAGAACATCATCGTGCCGAAGGACTCGCCGATCCAGTCGCTCGCCGACCTGAGGGGTAAGAAGATCGCCCTCCCGCAGGGCAGTTCGGCCCACGGCCTGGCGCTGCTGGCGCTCAAGAGCGTCGGTCTGACGCCGAAGGACGTGCAACTGGTGTACCTCAGCCCGGCGGCGGGCGCGACGGCGTTCAACACCGGAAAGGTCGACGCCTGGTCGATCTGGAATCCGCCGTCGGCGATCGCGGTGAAGGATGGTGCCCGCATCCTGGCCAAGGGGCTCCCGCCGATCGACCAGGTCAACAACTACTACGTGGCCAACGACAAGTCGCTCGGCGATCCCACCAAACGGGCTGCCCTTGCCGATGTGTTGACGCGTATCGCGCGGATCTTCAACTGGGCTCAGTTGCATCCCGACGAGTACGCCAAGGCGATCGCGAAGGAGACGGGTATCTCCAGGGAGGATGCACGCACGACGGTCGACGCCTATCAGTTCAAGGTCACGCAGGTGCTGCCGGAGGACGTCAAGGCCGAACAGGATCTCAGCGACGCCTTCTTCGAGGCCGGTGAGATCACCAAGAAGGTCGATGTCGCCGAGATCACCGACAACCTGCTGCCTGACGGCTTCGACAGCACCAAGCTGGCATGAGCGGCCATCGGGAACTCCACCTCAACGCCTTCTTGATGGAGGCGGGGCACCATGAGGCGGCGTGGCGGCTGCCTCAGAGCAATCCGCGCGCGGACTTCGACCTGGCGCATTGGATCGCGCTGGCGCAACTGGCGGAGAGCGCGAAGTTCGACTCGTTGTTCCTCGCCGACGGTCCGGCGCTGACGGGCAGCGGGGCGTTCCGCCCGCCCGGCCAGCTCGAGCCGCTGACCCTGCTGACCGCGCTGTCGCAGCACACCAGCAGGATCGGGTTGATCGCGACCGTGTCGTCGACGTACAACGAGCCGTACAACCTGGCGCGGCGGCTGGCGTCGGTCGACCACGTCAGCGGTGGCCGGGCCGGGTGGAACATCGTCACCTCGGCCACCCCGCAGGAGGCCGCGAACTTCGGCCTCGACGACCGCCTCGACCATGCGGAGCGGTACGCGAGGGCCGACGAGTTCCTGACCGTCGCAAAAGCGTTGTGGGACAGCTGGGAACACGAAGCAGTCCAAGGCGACAAGGCGTCGGGCCGGTACGCCGACGTGGCCCGCCTGCACACGATCGCCCATCGTGGCGACTATTTCAAGGTCGCGGGCCCGCTGAACGTCGAACGTCCGCCGCAGGGGCATCCGCTGTTGGTGCAGGCCGGATCCTCGGAGGACGGCAAGGGGTTCGCCGCCCGCCATGCGGAGGCCATCTTCACCGCCCACCAGACCTACGAGCGGGCCGCCGACTTCTACGCCGACATCAAGGCGCGCACCAAGGCGGCGGGCCGCGATCCCGACGGCGTGCTGGTGCTCCCCGGCATCGTGCCGATCATCGGATCGACCGAACACGAGGCTCTGGAACTGGCCAGGGAACTCGACGAGCTTCGGGTGCCGGAGTACGGGCTGTGGCAGTTGTCGAACATCCTGGAAGTCGACGCGTCGGCGCTCGAGCTCGACAAGCCGCTGCCTGCAACGGTTTTGGCGCGCCCGAAGCTGGAAGGTGCGCAGAGTCGCGCCGACCTCATCGTCGAACTGGCGCAGCGTGAAGGTCTCACCGTCCGCGAGATCCTGTCGCGGCTCGGCAGCGGACGGGGCCACTTCACGTTCGTCGGCACGCCGGACCAGGTCGTAGACACGATCGTCGCGTGGTTCGAAGGGGGAGCGGCCGACGGGTTCAACATCATGGCCGCGGCGCTGCCGTCGGGGCTGGAGACGTTCATCGACCAGGTGCTGCCGATCCTGCGACGCAAGGGGCTGTTCCGCGAGGGGTACACCGGCACTACGCTGCGCGAGCACTACGGACTGCCGGTGCCGGACAACCAGTTCCACGGCCATGAGTAGCGCAGCGTCGCTCTCGACGGACGTCCTGGTGATCGGGGGCGGGCCTGCGGGCACCTGGGCGGCGATCAAAGCCGCGCAAGCCGGAGTCGACGTGATCCTGGCGGACAAGGGCTACACCGGCACCAGCGGCGCGACGGCTTCGGTGGGCACCGGGGTCTGGTACGTCGACGATGTCCCCGAGCTTCGGGAGGCTGCGATGGCCAGCCGGGAGGCCCTCGGCGGGCACCTCGCCGACCGCGAGTGGATGACGCGGGTGCTCGACGAGACTCACAGCAGGATGGACGAACTCGCCGAGGTTCAGCGCTACCCGTTTCCGGTCGACGACGCGGGCCGCTCCCTTCGTGACGACCTGCAGGGCCCGGAATACATGCGCAGGCAACGGCTTCGGGTGCAGCGGCTCGGCGTGCGCATCTTCGACCACACCCCGGCGCTGGAGTTGCTCGCCGACGACGAAGGCGTGGTCAGCGGAGCGATGGTGCTCGATCGCGCGACAGGGCAGACGATGCGCATCGAGGCGTCGGCCGTCGTGCTCGCTGCGGGCGGGTGTGCGTTCCAGTCCAAAACACTCGGGTGCGACGTCAACACCGGAGACGGTGCGCTGATGGCGGTGGAGGCGGGCGCGGTGCTGTCGGGGATGGAGTTCTCCAACGCATACGCGATCGCGGTCAAGGGCACCTCGCTGACGAAGACCGCCTACTACTCTTGGGCGACGTTCTACCGCGCCGACCGGTCGGTGCTCGACGGCGCGGGCAGCACCAAGGGCAGGTCCGTGATCGCCAAAACGCTGCTGTCCGAGCCGGTTTTCGCCAGGATCGACCGCGCCACCGAGGACGAGCAGCGCGCGATGCGCAAGGGCCAGCCCAACTTCTTCCTGGTGTTCGACCGGCTCGGCATCGACCCGTTCACCGACTTCTTCGAGATCACCCTGTTGGCCGAGGGCACGGTCCGCGGCACCGGAGGTGTGCGGGTGGCCGACTTCGACTGCTCCACCGACGTGCCAGGGCTGTATGCCGCCGGCGACACCGCAACGCGGGAATTGATCTGCGGGGGATTCACCGGGGGCGGCAGCCACAACGCGGCATGGGCGGCGTCCTCGGGCAGCTGGGCCGGGCAGGGCGCGGCGGCGTTCGCGGCGCGGCGGGGGAGGCGGGGCGCCGGCTCGCGTCCCGTCGGTGGTGCGGGGATACGTCCCAGTGGCGCAGCGGATCTGAGTTACCGCGAGATCGTCACCGAGGTGCAGCGCCAGGTGCTGCCGTACGCCCTCAACTATCTGCGGCACGGCGATCGGCTCACGCCCGCATTGAAGTCGTTGCACGACACGTGGTCTGAGGTACGGGCCGGCCTCGGTGGGCGCGGCGAGGAGCTGTTCCGGGCCCGCGAGGCAGCCGCGATGCTCGCCCACGGCCGGTGGATGTACCACGCGGCGTTGAGCCGTGCGGAGAGCCGTGGCATGCACAAGCGCCTTGACTATCCGACGTCAAATCCAGCGCAGGGGCATCGACTGCTCACCGGCGGTCTCGACGACGTCTGGACCCGGCCCGAATCCGTCAGGGCCGCCGCATGATCGAGGTCGTTGCCGCCGAGCGGTGCATTGCCTGCGACCGGTGTATCGACGTGTGCCCGACGCGGGTGTTCGACCGCGGTGCCGGCGGCATCCCGGTGCTGGCGCGCCACGACAGTTGCCAGACATGCTTTCAGTGCGAGGCGTATTGCCCGACCGACGCGTTGTTCGTCTCGCCGTTGGCGACCAGAGCGCCTGCCGGTTCACCGTTCCGTGACGCCGCGGGCCTCGCCGCGTCGGGGTTGCTCGGAGGCTACCGCCGCGAACTCGGCTGGGGCAGCGGACGCGCGATCGGCGCCAGGACGGCCGTCGGCCCGGTGTATCCGGACTGAGCGGCCACGCGCGCCCGTTGACTCTGCGTCCACGGCGCAAAAATACGAGAACCACACGCCCTCAGCACAGAATCAACGCCCTAGGCCGCTCGCGCGCCGAAGTAGTGGCCCTCCTCGAGATCCGCCAACAGCCCTTGGCGCGTGGGCTGCCACCCCAACAATGCGCGGGTGCGGTCGTCGGACGCCGGCACGTCGAGCGAGAAGAAGGCGCCCAACCAACCGAAATGCTCCGGTGCGACGGAGGTGACGGGCAGACCTAGATGACGCCCGATCACGCCCGCGATGTCGCGCGTCGGGATTGCCTTGTCGCCGATCGCGTGTAGCCGCGCGCCCGACGGCGCAGACTCGAGCGCCAACCGGTACATCCTGGCGGCGTCGAACCGGTGCACGGCCGGCCACCTGTTCGACCCGTCGCCGGGGAATCCGGAAACACCTGTCTCCCTGGCAATTTCGATCAGCCGCGGGACGAATCCGTGGTCACCCTCACCGTGCACTGACGGCGGCAACCGCAGCACCGAAACGCGCACGCCGCTGTCCACGAATTTCAGCGCCGCCTGCTCGGAGAACCGCGGTGAGTGGGGCGACGCGGCGTCGTCCTCGGTCACGTCGCGGCCCAGGGAGAAGCCGGCCAACCCTGAGGTCACGACGAACGGTCGTTCTGATCCGGCGAGCACGCCACCGATGGCGTCGATGGCCACACGGTCAGCCTCGGCCGCTCTGGCGAACTCCGCGAAGTCGTGCGTGAACGCCAGGTGGATCACCGCGTCGGCGATTTCGGCGCCCGCGCGCAGGCTTTCGAGATCTGCGATATCCCCTCGGTGTGCCTGCGCGCCCGCCCTCTCGATGGCCTGCGCGGAGGATTCGGACCGCGCCAGGCCAACGACGTGATGCCCAGCGCCGATCAGTTCGGCAACGACGGCCGATCCGACGAATCCGGACGCGCCCGTGACGAACACTCGCATTGAAACCTCCCGTTGATATCAGTTGCTGTCATCACAGTAACGCTGATGACAGCCGCTGTCATTCCCCTAGGATCAATGCGTGAGCCGGTGGCAGCCCAATGCGCGCGGCCGCCTGGAACAGGCGGCGCTGGAGCTCTATGCCGAGCGGGGGTTCGACGAGACGACCGTCGCCGAGATCGCCGAGCGGGCGGGCCTGACCGAGCGGACCTTCTTCCGGCACTTCACCGACAAACGCGAAGTGCTGTTCGGGGGTCAGGATGCGCTGGTCGAACTGATCAACGCGGCCATCGCGCAGGCGCCGGAATCCGCGTCGCCGATCGACGCGGCGGGTGACGCCTTGCGGGCTGCCGGCGCAATGCTCGAGGACCGCCGAGAACAAGCTCGCAGGCGCCAGGCCGTCATCGACGCCAACCCCGGCCTGCAGGAGCGCGAGCTGATCAAGCTGGCATCGCTCGCCGAGGCGATCGCCGCGGCACTGCGGCGCCGCGGTCTCGCCGAGTCCGCCGCCGCGCTCACCGCCGAGACGGCGATCGCCGTGTTCAAGGTCGCCTACAACAAGTGGCTGACCGCAGGGAAACGCAGAGATCTGCCCCGCCTCGTCGGTGACTCACTCGACGAGTTGAAGGCACTGACCGGTCAAGCCCCGCGGGCGTAGCGCTGCGCGAAGCTGCGCAGGATCGCAGGCGGATGCTCGACGCTGTGCTGCAACGCATCCGACTTCAACGACTCCGCCGTCTCCGGCGCGAAGTAGCCGTAGTCCTTGTAGACATCGATGCGGGTGCATATGCCGTCGGCGTCGAGTTCGGGGTGGAACTGCGTCGCGTACACGTTGGCGCCAGCGCGGAACGCCTGGAAAGGACAGTCCGCGGAGTACGCAAGGCGGACAAGCTGCGACGGCAGTGCGCTGACGCCTTCCTTGTGTCCGCCGTAGGCGTCGAACACCTCCGGCATGTCGACGAACAACGGATCTCGGCGGCCCTCGTCGGTCAGGGTGATGGTCATGGCGCCGACGGGTTCCGGATACGTGCGGTCGACGGACGCACCGACGACGGAACCGAGCGTGCCGACGCCGTAACAGCAGCCGAGGAACGGGAAATCGGCGTCGACGATCCGCGCGATCAGCGGCAGCAGTTCCGCTTCGACTCGTTGCTGCGTCGGCGATTTCGACTCCGCGGGGTCACTGACGTTGTACGGCCCGCCGCCGAGGATGATGCCCGACCAGTCGGCGAGGTCGATCTCGCCCAGCGACTGGTGTGTGAGCCGGATGCGGTGCATCCCGTCGGCATCCAGCCCTGCGAAGCGCATCATCGCCCCGTACTCGTCGTCGGCCGCGGCGTCCTCGGCCCGTATCGAGAGCAGCAGAAACGGGGTAGCTGTCGCCATGATGGGCTCAATCTAACGGCTGACGGAGGTGTCGACCGTGCTGTCGGGGGTAACTCCACGTCATGTCGCAGGACACCGAGATCACTGTCAACGATCCGCGCACCGGGGAACTGGTCACCCGAATGCCGATCGCCGATGCCGCGGCATGCGACGCGGCGGTGGCCGAGGCCCGCGCAACCTGCGCCGAATGGGCCGCTACGCCACCGGCCGAGCGGGCGGCGGCGATCAGCGCCGCAGCCGAGGTGCGGAGCGCTGCCGATGAACTCGCCGAACTCAACGAGCGCGAGACCGGCAAGCTGCGTGACGATTCGCTTGGC includes:
- a CDS encoding acyltransferase codes for the protein MRTGEIKALSGLRIVAAVWVVLFHFRPWLEVSAPGFKSALAPVINCGAQGVDLFFILSGFVLTWNYLDRMGESFSMRETLHFLWLRLARVWPVYVVTLHLALAWIIFTLYVGHLPSPVADQLSAVSYARQLLLVQLWFQPFFDGSSWDGPAWSISAEWLAYLMFGVLILVIFRIARATRVRGLLVLAAVACLPPTLLLLATGHFYTPWSWLPRIVMQFTAGALACAAVRKMRPSDQTRIRAGYLSLAIGLGIIGILYFLDAHPVPKVSDSSGLVDVLFVPLVVTLAIGVGGLPRLLGTRVMAYGGYISFSLYMVHEIVHTAWNWFTAQFEIVLTPSWSAKLIMVGVFAVAIVCAVLLYEFVEEPARIWMRRMVKERRLPVADPHSEEPDPTQNKLQTIHGSRQVPAKTVSARAG
- a CDS encoding GDSL lipase, which codes for MSRLFTFVVAIALLVGMSISAPTPVRHNEIVTLDAPLNRIAVIGDSYTTGTDLGGMGAKGWTTRAWQLLARDGVRVAPDVAAEGGAGYGTRGNHGSVFEDLTADAVKPDDALVVFYGSRNDINVDPTQLSILAWGTYQLARRTAPSAKFLVIGPPWPTADPPGWMLAIRDALKYQAGVAGATFIDPIALGWFVGRPDLIGKDGVHPTDAGHAYMAEKIAPLIGAQLTRQI
- the katG gene encoding catalase/peroxidase HPI — its product is MSSDTSDARPPHDDAKTASHSESENPVIDSPKPKAHAPLTNRDWWPEQVDVSVLHKQNEKGNPLGEDFTYAEEFAKLDVEAFKRDVIDLINTSQDWWPADYGSYAGLFIRMSWHAAGTYRIFDGRGGAGQGAQRFAPLNSWPDNANLDKARRLLWPIKQKYGNKISWADLIAYAGNAALESAGFKTFGFAFGREDIWEPEEMLWGQEDTWLGTDARYGGTNDTDRKLAEPFGATTMGLIYVNPEGPEGKPDPLAAAHDIRETFGRMAMNDEETAALIVGGHTLGKTHGAGPDDGMGPEPEGAPIEQQGLGWKCPFGSGKGPDTITSGLEVVWTNTPTKWSNAYLEILYGNEWELTKSPAGAWQFEAKDAEATIPDPFGGPPRKPTMLVTDISMRVDPIYGEITRRWLDHPEELNEAFAKAWYKLMHRDMGPISRYLGPWVAEPQLWQDPVPAVEGELIDEADIAALKAKLLDSGLTVQQLVKTAWSSASSFRGTDKRGGANGARIRLEPQKNWEANEPSELAQVLPVLEKIQQDFNSSAAGGKKVSLADIIVLGGSAAVEKAARDAGFEIDVHFAPGRTDASQEQTDAESFAVLEPRADGFRNFARPGEKAPLEQLLVERAYLLNLTAPELTALIGGLRVLNVNHGGSKHGVFTDKPGVLSNDFFLNLLDMSTEWKPSETAENVYEGRDRSSGAIKWTATANDLVFGSNSVLRALAEVYAQDDSKGKFVEDFVAAWVKVMNNDRFDLA
- a CDS encoding Fur family transcriptional regulator — its product is MTSAPDYADRLRAADLRVTRPRLAVLQAVHALPHADTESIFGAVRSDLPDVSRQAVYDVLAALTTAGLVRRIQPSGSVARYESRVGDNHHHVVCRSCGVIADVDCAVGDAPCLTPSDHDGALDGFVLDEAEVIYWGLCPDCSASQATRSHP
- a CDS encoding ABC transporter permease → MALLAPPVPARTASRPRDVFLPGDARQQSRLGTLRRRLRWPLGIYTTPVLILVVWEFLARAGFLKPSYAPAPSDILSTTVELWRDGVLGPDLSISLQRAGIGLAIGLAVGIVTGVLGGFLRTGEYVFNGVTQILNTIPLLAVLPLFVVWFGIDELTKVLLIAFGAGVPMYLNLFAAIRGVDQRLIEMARTTGAGSWRIVTRVLVPGALPGFLVGLRFSLAYSILGLVAAETVNADEGLGFMITQAQTYLQTNKVFVGLVIYSVLGLLADQFVRILERVLLRWRPSYEAL
- a CDS encoding ABC transporter ATP-binding protein, producing MTAASRTQAGVFAEQVVRRFGDRVVLDHLNLVIDDDELVVLLGPSGCGKSTLLRLLAGLDKPDGGRIEVPAKRAIVFQGDRLLPWQRVLRNVTLGLRGADADDRARKALAEVNLAGREKAWPKQLSGGEAQRVALARALVSEPELVLLDEPFAALDAITRLRMHDLVRALRGKHHASMLLVTHDVDEAIALADRIVVMNNGRIGDAHAVRLSAAEREASIAREELRAALLADLGLASQH
- a CDS encoding ABC transporter substrate-binding protein; translated protein: MSHKQFRVGFVAVLLTVASVLAACSSPKGPDAPLSSSGGSPAASHPEWSQYTFTIGDNGGDGSEELAKVTGAFDDAPYKVKFARFDYGPPLVQAAATGDIDLGYVGTVPPITGAAKQFGFKIVATQHGSDATKAAENIIVPKDSPIQSLADLRGKKIALPQGSSAHGLALLALKSVGLTPKDVQLVYLSPAAGATAFNTGKVDAWSIWNPPSAIAVKDGARILAKGLPPIDQVNNYYVANDKSLGDPTKRAALADVLTRIARIFNWAQLHPDEYAKAIAKETGISREDARTTVDAYQFKVTQVLPEDVKAEQDLSDAFFEAGEITKKVDVAEITDNLLPDGFDSTKLA